In Halovivax gelatinilyticus, the following are encoded in one genomic region:
- a CDS encoding sugar-transfer associated ATP-grasp domain-containing protein, whose protein sequence is MFFVNRELKRHPGVPLRTRLWALNTGFFSESVPLFGLEESNLDRYLSNWEHMKARKINGRLGHVHRNKSMFYYAMTPEWSDAIPDCYGLIRNGQLDQLPVSVHAGSDLLSCVESAGAVVVRPQEGSGGEDVHIVSDEPDGFAIDGSAVTRHGVKQLSAEAEGCLVTEYIEQGPFARSLYPDSPNTLRFLTMVDPETTTPYIAAAVQRIGTDASVPVDNWSKGGIAANVDIESGTLSHAVSYPEGSHRGEHEVHPETGAQIAQRTVPDWDAILDEILAMADYLAPLTPYVGWDVLLTGEGSFKVIEGNDWPDVDVIQPHVPLLADERNRRFFEHHGVI, encoded by the coding sequence ATGTTCTTCGTTAACCGTGAACTGAAACGACATCCGGGCGTCCCGCTTCGGACGCGTTTGTGGGCGCTCAACACCGGCTTCTTCTCAGAATCGGTCCCGCTATTCGGCCTGGAAGAGTCGAATCTCGACCGGTACCTTTCGAACTGGGAACACATGAAAGCCCGAAAGATAAACGGCCGACTCGGCCACGTTCACCGGAACAAATCGATGTTTTACTACGCAATGACTCCGGAGTGGAGCGATGCCATCCCGGATTGTTACGGCCTCATTCGGAATGGGCAACTCGATCAGTTGCCGGTGAGCGTTCACGCCGGTTCGGACCTACTATCGTGCGTCGAGTCGGCCGGTGCAGTGGTTGTCAGACCACAAGAGGGGTCGGGAGGCGAAGACGTTCACATCGTTTCGGACGAACCTGACGGATTTGCGATCGATGGGTCGGCTGTCACTCGTCACGGGGTCAAGCAACTTTCGGCAGAAGCCGAGGGGTGTCTCGTCACTGAGTACATCGAACAAGGACCGTTCGCACGGTCGCTCTATCCCGATAGTCCGAATACGCTCAGATTTCTCACGATGGTCGACCCGGAGACGACGACTCCGTACATCGCCGCTGCCGTGCAACGGATCGGGACGGACGCATCGGTTCCCGTGGATAACTGGTCGAAAGGTGGAATCGCCGCCAACGTAGACATTGAATCGGGGACGTTGTCTCACGCGGTGTCGTATCCCGAGGGTTCACACCGAGGCGAGCACGAAGTCCATCCGGAGACGGGTGCACAGATCGCACAAAGAACAGTTCCCGACTGGGATGCGATATTGGACGAGATCCTTGCGATGGCGGACTACCTAGCCCCGCTCACGCCGTACGTGGGCTGGGACGTACTACTTACAGGGGAAGGATCGTTCAAGGTGATCGAAGGGAACGACTGGCCGGACGTCGATGTTATTCAGCCACACGTCCCGTTACTAGCTGACGAGCGCAATAGGCGGTTTTTCGAACACCACGGCGTCATCTAA
- a CDS encoding FkbM family methyltransferase, whose protein sequence is MGLVDVALRKVRDEGIASVLASGISDPLEMVYVSDTFRYISSQYCRFRPIRSRGVVIDASDKILRSEAHKLLMGRYEDEIVDFVHTYIPRHYDVVELGGGIGFVSCNIDRRRSGGEHVVLEPNPEIIPVLKRNRALNDCRFEIVESAYNPAGTDVELAVDEQFIKASTVRGLQDVSTTVQVPGVDLQWIGETFAIERFVLIADIEGAEVELVDSELEFVLESCPYVVIEYHHFADVDADVRSAKETLESSELIALDRRKDDNTEKVIYHNPRFRDHRRDELDELSLERRSPTDQDPQRGERT, encoded by the coding sequence ATGGGACTCGTGGATGTGGCCCTTCGAAAGGTACGCGACGAGGGTATCGCCTCCGTGCTCGCGAGCGGTATCTCGGATCCACTGGAGATGGTCTACGTGAGCGACACGTTCAGATATATTTCCAGTCAGTACTGTCGATTCCGGCCAATTCGATCGCGAGGAGTTGTGATCGATGCGAGCGACAAAATCCTTCGTTCGGAGGCACACAAGCTACTCATGGGACGGTACGAGGACGAGATCGTTGACTTCGTCCATACGTACATCCCGCGACACTACGACGTTGTCGAACTCGGCGGCGGGATCGGATTCGTTTCGTGCAACATCGATCGCCGACGTAGCGGGGGCGAGCACGTCGTCCTCGAACCCAACCCGGAGATCATCCCGGTGTTGAAGCGAAACCGCGCGCTGAATGACTGCCGATTTGAAATCGTCGAGAGTGCCTACAATCCGGCCGGAACCGACGTCGAACTGGCCGTGGACGAGCAATTCATTAAGGCCAGCACGGTTCGAGGGCTTCAAGACGTCAGTACCACCGTCCAGGTGCCTGGAGTGGATCTTCAGTGGATAGGAGAGACTTTCGCGATCGAACGGTTCGTGTTAATCGCTGACATTGAAGGTGCCGAGGTCGAACTGGTCGACTCGGAACTCGAATTCGTGCTAGAGTCGTGCCCGTACGTCGTCATCGAGTACCACCACTTTGCGGATGTCGACGCGGACGTTCGATCTGCCAAAGAAACCCTCGAGAGTAGCGAACTGATCGCGCTCGACCGACGCAAGGATGACAATACGGAGAAAGTAATATATCACAACCCCCGATTTCGTGACCATCGTCGAGATGAACTCGATGAACTGTCACTGGAACGTAGATCGCCCACCGACCAAGATCCGCAGAGAGGTGAACGTACGTGA
- a CDS encoding sugar-transfer associated ATP-grasp domain-containing protein produces MTVTDGGGVTDRLADGTESRLRAAKQLGGLIVREARTGRSVDLPAHERLRLWRNGFLSEAGALFDLPDGNTDRYLSNYERDVKTIAINGPSGRVLDDKLLFHHLLSPAFDRHLPRLYYYLTPEGAHPIDAAVDERDPLSAAASAGRSLVVKPRTGGGGDGVTVLEPVELAGTTVEELAANGTGDRLLCECVEQGRYADAIYPGSVNTIRVLTMIDPRTSEPFVARAVHRFGTEASAPLDNWSRGGVSARVDAETGQMGPCASRTDEGEPVWTDRHPETGERVAGRSVPNWARVVDALTDVAASYPALPYVGWDVVVDEDPGVTIIEGNRYSDVNMLQTHGPLLDDPRVRRFYEHHGIR; encoded by the coding sequence GTGACCGTGACGGACGGGGGCGGCGTGACCGACCGCCTCGCCGATGGCACCGAGTCTCGGCTGCGCGCCGCGAAGCAACTGGGCGGGCTCATCGTTCGTGAAGCTCGGACCGGACGGTCCGTCGATCTCCCCGCTCACGAGCGACTCCGGCTCTGGCGAAACGGCTTTCTCTCCGAAGCGGGAGCGCTCTTCGACCTGCCCGACGGGAACACAGACCGGTACCTCTCGAACTACGAGCGCGACGTGAAGACGATCGCCATCAACGGTCCGTCGGGGCGGGTGCTCGACGACAAGCTCCTGTTTCACCACCTGCTGAGCCCGGCGTTCGACCGTCACCTTCCCCGGCTGTACTACTACCTCACGCCGGAAGGGGCCCACCCGATCGACGCCGCCGTGGACGAGCGCGACCCCCTCTCTGCGGCCGCCTCGGCGGGACGGTCTCTCGTGGTGAAACCGCGAACCGGAGGCGGCGGCGACGGCGTGACCGTGCTCGAACCGGTTGAACTCGCCGGGACGACCGTCGAGGAACTGGCCGCGAACGGAACCGGCGACCGACTCCTGTGTGAGTGCGTCGAGCAGGGCAGGTACGCCGACGCCATCTATCCGGGATCGGTGAACACGATCCGGGTGCTGACGATGATCGACCCGCGAACGAGCGAGCCGTTCGTCGCGCGCGCGGTCCACCGGTTCGGCACCGAGGCGTCCGCCCCGCTCGACAACTGGTCTCGGGGCGGCGTGAGTGCCCGCGTCGACGCGGAAACCGGACAGATGGGACCGTGCGCCAGTCGGACGGACGAGGGCGAACCCGTCTGGACCGACAGGCACCCGGAGACGGGCGAACGGGTCGCCGGGAGGAGCGTTCCCAACTGGGCGCGGGTCGTCGACGCCCTGACCGACGTCGCGGCGTCGTATCCGGCGCTCCCGTACGTCGGCTGGGACGTCGTCGTGGACGAAGACCCGGGCGTAACAATCATCGAGGGAAACCGCTACTCCGACGTCAACATGCTCCAGACCCACGGCCCGTTGCTCGACGACCCGCGCGTTCGACGGTTCTACGAACACCACGGGATCCGGTAG
- a CDS encoding phenylacetate--CoA ligase family protein, with protein sequence MNWRKPIIHAALRATRSDVPDNLQTIRRLWNADRETVRSHRGRKMTRLLRHARETVPYYADVLEARGVVDDDGVSLERFSELPLLTKETLREEGDRLLSTDPGPDPYTNTSGGTTGEPVEFVQDQYYWEWNVATKLFYQELAGKPLGGREVKLWGSERDLRDGSIDLKSRAVEFLYNRRVCNSYRMGESDMREHVETIDSFRPLTIWAYVESIHQLARYVERNELDVHSPNGVVTTAGTLHEPVRETIEDAFDTTVFNQYGSREVGDIACECRARDGLHVFPHAAYVEIVDEYGRPLPPGEPGRIAVTSLTNRSMPLIRYEIGDVGVRSPEPCRCGRPFPTLARVTGRVTDHFLTTDGDLVHPGYLRKTLYHRDWIEKFRIRQTATDRVEYAIERRDGRSPPDADLAEIERATHTVLGDDVRVTFSYPERIDESESGKFRYTISEVV encoded by the coding sequence ATGAACTGGCGCAAACCGATCATCCACGCGGCGCTCCGGGCGACGCGGAGCGACGTCCCCGACAACCTGCAGACGATTCGTCGGCTGTGGAACGCCGATCGGGAGACGGTCCGTTCCCATCGGGGCCGGAAGATGACGCGGCTTCTTCGCCACGCCCGCGAGACGGTTCCCTACTACGCCGACGTGCTAGAAGCGCGAGGCGTCGTAGACGACGACGGCGTTTCGCTCGAACGCTTCTCGGAGCTGCCGCTTCTCACGAAGGAGACGCTGCGCGAGGAGGGCGATCGGCTTCTCTCGACCGATCCCGGGCCGGATCCCTACACGAACACGTCGGGCGGGACCACGGGCGAGCCCGTCGAGTTCGTCCAGGACCAGTACTACTGGGAGTGGAACGTCGCGACGAAGCTCTTCTACCAGGAACTCGCTGGCAAACCGCTCGGGGGTCGAGAGGTCAAACTGTGGGGGAGCGAGCGAGACCTCCGGGACGGCTCGATCGATCTCAAATCTCGGGCCGTCGAGTTCCTCTACAATCGCCGGGTATGCAACAGCTACCGGATGGGCGAGTCGGACATGCGCGAGCACGTCGAAACCATCGATTCGTTTCGTCCGCTGACGATCTGGGCGTACGTCGAGTCGATCCACCAGCTCGCCCGGTACGTCGAGCGAAACGAGCTCGACGTCCACTCGCCGAACGGCGTCGTGACGACCGCGGGAACCCTCCACGAGCCCGTCCGGGAGACGATCGAGGACGCGTTCGACACGACGGTTTTCAACCAGTACGGCTCCCGCGAGGTCGGCGACATCGCCTGCGAGTGTCGCGCCCGGGACGGATTGCACGTCTTTCCCCACGCCGCCTACGTCGAGATCGTCGACGAGTACGGGCGGCCGCTCCCGCCCGGCGAACCCGGCCGGATCGCGGTCACGTCGCTCACTAACCGATCGATGCCGCTGATCCGGTACGAGATCGGCGACGTGGGCGTGCGGTCGCCGGAGCCGTGTCGTTGCGGCCGGCCGTTTCCCACGCTCGCGCGCGTCACCGGCCGCGTCACCGATCACTTCCTGACGACCGACGGCGACCTCGTCCACCCTGGCTACCTGCGAAAGACGCTCTACCACCGCGACTGGATCGAGAAGTTTCGCATCCGCCAGACGGCGACGGACCGCGTCGAGTACGCGATCGAGCGTCGCGACGGCCGGTCGCCGCCCGACGCCGATCTGGCGGAGATCGAACGAGCGACGCACACGGTTCTGGGCGACGACGTCCGCGTCACGTTTTCCTATCCCGAGCGGATCGACGAGAGCGAGTCCGGGAAGTTCCGCTACACCATCTCGGAGGTGGTGTGA
- a CDS encoding glycosyltransferase translates to MRVLMCNYEFPPLGGGAANANEYLLSALADRSGVAVDLVTSSPEGYREERFGDDVRVIRLDVGKEAVHYWTQAEILRYSWRAYRKARSLSNQNDYDVVHAWFGVPSGIIARLLGLPYVVALRGSDVPGYNDRFAAQYVLLKPLIRRIWRDAEAVVANSSGLRDLALETADVPIDVIPNGVAVEEFEPADHAGRTDPDEPMCVLCVSRLIERKGIRYLLEAVADLDVSLTVVGDGDRSAALRQRAVRLGIDDRVTFAGYVPHEEIHDYYESADVFVLPSKNEGMSNTVLEAMAAGLPVVMTDTGGAAELIDGNGIVVGSGDSDAIASALLAYDRDRNLRVEHGRISRTIAESMSWEAVADQYLRTYEAVAGDTESDAVELPISHGR, encoded by the coding sequence GTGCGCGTCCTGATGTGTAACTACGAGTTTCCTCCGCTCGGCGGCGGCGCGGCCAACGCGAACGAGTATCTGCTCTCGGCGCTCGCAGACCGCTCCGGCGTCGCCGTCGATCTCGTCACCTCGTCGCCCGAGGGGTACCGCGAAGAACGGTTCGGCGACGACGTCCGCGTCATCCGACTGGACGTCGGCAAGGAGGCGGTTCACTACTGGACACAGGCCGAGATCCTCCGGTACAGCTGGCGGGCGTATCGCAAAGCGCGATCGCTCTCGAACCAGAACGACTACGACGTCGTCCACGCGTGGTTCGGGGTGCCGAGCGGCATCATCGCCAGACTCCTCGGCCTCCCGTACGTCGTCGCCCTCCGCGGGAGCGACGTCCCCGGCTACAACGACCGGTTCGCGGCGCAGTACGTCCTTTTGAAACCGCTCATCAGACGGATCTGGCGGGACGCGGAGGCGGTGGTGGCGAACTCTTCCGGGTTACGCGACCTGGCGCTAGAAACCGCGGACGTTCCGATCGACGTCATCCCGAACGGCGTGGCCGTCGAAGAGTTCGAACCGGCCGATCACGCGGGCCGGACCGACCCCGACGAACCGATGTGCGTGCTGTGCGTCTCGCGGTTGATCGAGCGAAAGGGGATTCGGTACCTCCTCGAAGCGGTCGCCGACCTCGACGTCTCGCTCACCGTCGTCGGCGACGGGGACCGTTCGGCGGCGCTCCGCCAACGCGCGGTTCGCCTGGGCATCGACGATCGGGTGACGTTCGCGGGGTACGTCCCACACGAGGAGATTCACGACTACTACGAGTCCGCGGACGTGTTCGTCCTTCCCTCGAAAAACGAGGGGATGAGCAACACGGTGTTGGAGGCGATGGCGGCCGGGCTCCCCGTCGTGATGACCGACACCGGCGGCGCCGCGGAGCTGATAGACGGAAACGGGATCGTCGTCGGGTCTGGCGATTCCGACGCGATCGCCTCGGCGCTATTGGCGTACGACCGCGACCGCAACTTGCGAGTCGAGCACGGGCGGATCTCGCGAACCATCGCTGAGTCGATGAGCTGGGAGGCCGTCGCGGACCAGTACCTAAGAACGTACGAAGCGGTGGCCGGGGACACCGAGTCGGACGCCGTCGAACTCCCGATTTCGCACGGCAGATGA
- a CDS encoding glycosyltransferase family 2 protein: MELSVVSPVYNEVGNLDALYRETRDVLEEFASEWELVFVDDGSTDGSADRLRALHEGDDRVAVVTLATNFGQSAALDAGLRYASGDVIVTMDADGQNDPADMPRLVEALDRQDVDCVVGWRRERADPLGKRLSSSVARVMRRTFLGTDLHDLGCTLKAFRREATEALRLEGEMHRYIPPLLNWRGFAVGEIEVAHRERENGETKYGWSRLPKGFLDMLNVWFWQSYSSRPLHVFGGLGLLAGGIGFAGGLYSVYLKVVHAVSLSDSALPLFAVFMCLLGIQFFLSGILADIGAKNYFAVSEADTYRVSNVLEPAAREPAAGSAAETAEVLPITEVSDGARPDV; the protein is encoded by the coding sequence ATGGAGCTATCGGTGGTGTCGCCGGTCTACAACGAGGTGGGCAATCTCGACGCGCTCTACCGGGAGACTCGCGACGTGCTGGAGGAGTTCGCCAGCGAGTGGGAACTCGTGTTCGTCGACGACGGCTCTACCGACGGGAGCGCCGACCGACTGCGAGCGCTTCACGAGGGGGACGACCGCGTGGCGGTCGTGACGCTCGCGACAAACTTCGGTCAGAGCGCGGCGCTCGACGCCGGACTTCGCTACGCGAGCGGTGACGTGATCGTCACCATGGACGCGGATGGGCAGAACGACCCGGCGGACATGCCTCGGCTGGTCGAGGCGCTGGATCGCCAGGACGTCGACTGCGTCGTGGGCTGGCGACGAGAGCGCGCGGACCCGCTCGGCAAGCGACTCTCGTCGTCGGTCGCCCGCGTGATGCGTCGAACGTTCCTCGGAACCGACCTGCACGACCTCGGATGTACGTTGAAGGCGTTTCGGCGCGAGGCGACCGAGGCGCTCCGGCTCGAAGGCGAGATGCACCGGTACATTCCCCCGCTTTTGAACTGGCGCGGATTCGCCGTCGGAGAGATCGAGGTGGCCCACCGCGAACGCGAGAACGGCGAGACCAAGTACGGCTGGAGTCGACTCCCGAAGGGATTTCTCGACATGCTAAACGTCTGGTTCTGGCAATCGTATTCGAGCCGCCCGCTGCACGTTTTCGGCGGGCTCGGACTGCTCGCCGGGGGAATCGGGTTCGCCGGCGGACTCTACTCCGTCTACCTGAAAGTCGTCCACGCGGTGAGCCTCTCCGATTCCGCGTTGCCGCTGTTCGCCGTGTTCATGTGCCTGCTCGGGATCCAGTTTTTCCTCTCCGGAATCCTGGCAGACATCGGCGCGAAGAACTACTTCGCCGTCTCCGAGGCGGACACGTACCGCGTCTCGAACGTCCTGGAGCCGGCGGCCAGGGAGCCGGCTGCGGGGTCGGCAGCTGAGACGGCGGAGGTCCTCCCCATCACGGAGGTGAGCGACGGTGCGCGTCCTGATGTGTAA
- a CDS encoding phosphotransferase, with product MRTGSRDEQRRELAELDVSGSLEPVFRAHREGRLDADVVDRFFERRTVGWRVELEAHARGRGLVIGDHDECVPLAFAELLESVWVADTNLASLEALDAVGEMESLDVNPVHATIPDLPFPSRSFDLVVLTCAASELPQHLPHVTHLLAPEGRLALVVDGWTRELGLASMLGVAPPAEVATRERIGRTWRSMPTAVTRRVRRNGLAVERSAALLTRGRHENELAFDVRSDEAVSWVCAELGAAAGDRFELLRTLARLGQRIGVLSRCYPRYLYVCRRERDSINGDGEPEDGEPADDVIIAGKNRTTVLSLDEGELDHVRKVPNSRRQAVTNEVARRATTVASAQSSIGETIPDSTRRRTAFGPVRVSQPVSGTPLDRVLDGDVERFERVVDAAFSWLERLQSETATERVENRPSDVVDELTDERFGLTDPPRVEKPVEVPQVLVHGDYFGSNVYLGRSGETISVTGVIDWEWASPSGNPIVDAGFFSLQVAEAIGRDFEAGFDRIFVSNTPHSRALYDRMEIYLSSIGIDPAAMATYLPIGYVERSRRDVELNGRLDVDWPGRVRYIWDRHDEVSRRLSDASPAAQIG from the coding sequence GTGCGAACCGGTTCGCGCGACGAACAGCGTCGCGAACTCGCCGAGCTCGACGTTTCCGGATCGCTCGAACCGGTGTTCCGGGCCCACCGCGAGGGCCGGCTCGACGCGGACGTCGTCGATCGTTTCTTCGAGCGACGGACGGTCGGATGGCGGGTGGAGCTCGAGGCACACGCGCGCGGTCGAGGGCTCGTGATCGGCGACCACGACGAGTGTGTCCCGCTGGCGTTCGCAGAACTGCTCGAGTCAGTCTGGGTGGCGGACACGAACCTCGCATCGCTCGAAGCCCTCGATGCCGTCGGTGAGATGGAATCCCTCGACGTCAATCCCGTCCACGCGACGATCCCGGACCTTCCGTTCCCGTCGCGGTCGTTCGACCTCGTCGTCCTCACGTGTGCCGCGAGCGAGCTACCCCAACACCTCCCGCACGTGACGCACCTGCTCGCGCCGGAGGGCCGGCTCGCCCTGGTCGTCGACGGGTGGACCCGCGAGCTGGGACTCGCATCGATGCTCGGAGTCGCGCCGCCGGCAGAAGTCGCCACCAGGGAACGAATCGGTCGGACGTGGCGATCGATGCCCACGGCGGTGACGAGACGCGTTCGTCGCAACGGTCTCGCGGTCGAACGCTCCGCGGCGTTGCTCACCCGGGGCAGACACGAGAACGAACTCGCGTTCGACGTCCGAAGCGACGAGGCCGTGTCCTGGGTGTGCGCCGAACTCGGAGCGGCCGCGGGCGATCGGTTCGAACTCCTGCGGACGCTGGCCCGTCTCGGCCAGCGGATCGGCGTGCTGTCCAGGTGTTACCCCCGATACCTGTACGTTTGTCGACGGGAGCGGGATTCGATCAACGGCGACGGTGAACCCGAAGACGGCGAACCGGCGGACGACGTGATCATCGCCGGGAAGAACCGGACGACGGTGTTGTCGCTCGACGAAGGGGAGCTCGACCACGTACGCAAGGTACCGAACAGCCGCCGACAGGCCGTCACGAACGAGGTGGCCCGCCGGGCGACGACCGTCGCTTCGGCACAGTCGTCGATCGGCGAGACGATTCCGGATTCGACCCGCCGGCGAACGGCGTTCGGACCGGTCAGGGTCTCCCAACCCGTCTCCGGCACGCCGCTCGATCGGGTGCTCGACGGCGACGTCGAACGATTCGAACGGGTCGTAGACGCCGCGTTCTCCTGGCTGGAACGGCTCCAGTCAGAGACGGCGACGGAGCGGGTAGAGAACCGACCGTCCGACGTCGTCGACGAACTCACCGACGAGCGATTCGGTCTGACGGACCCTCCCCGGGTCGAGAAGCCGGTCGAGGTTCCGCAGGTCCTCGTCCACGGCGATTACTTCGGTTCGAACGTCTACCTCGGACGGTCGGGCGAAACGATTTCCGTCACCGGCGTCATCGATTGGGAGTGGGCGAGTCCGTCCGGCAATCCGATCGTCGACGCCGGGTTCTTCTCGTTGCAAGTCGCCGAGGCGATCGGTCGGGACTTCGAGGCCGGATTCGATCGAATATTCGTCTCGAATACGCCGCACTCACGAGCGCTGTACGATCGGATGGAGATCTACCTGTCGAGCATCGGCATCGATCCCGCGGCGATGGCGACCTACCTGCCGATCGGATACGTAGAGCGATCGCGGCGGGACGTCGAGTTGAACGGTCGGCTCGACGTCGACTGGCCGGGACGGGTTCGCTACATCTGGGATCGTCACGACGAGGTTAGTCGCCGGCTCAGCGACGCGTCGCCGGCGGCGCAGATCGGGTGA
- a CDS encoding glycosyltransferase family 4 protein, with translation MRILRVAHKVYPEIDGGGPYHVHAMSRDQATMGHDVTVLTIRHDPRSPQVERRDGYTVRRFDPTVRPVGNDVSLDLARLLSRANSYDVVHAHSHLYVATVLAAVKRRFDETPLAITNHGLFSQNAPAWVFDRYLRTVGRWAFDRADVVFCYTDVDETRLRAYGVRSRVAVVPNGIDVERFTPDGPESDLVDADGEVVLFVGRLVEGKRPRVALETIDRIRTNRPNATLYVCGTGPLREGLEEHAEALGADVRFLGQVSYDEMPTLYRSADALVLPSRAEGVPRTVLEAQATGVPVVASDLAQIRPAVTDRDRLVPNGDVDGFAAALDDVLAGDPRNDESTMSSGEANRSWEETVSRTTEVLAGLTRSAPPATRR, from the coding sequence ATGCGAATCCTCCGCGTCGCTCACAAGGTCTACCCCGAGATCGACGGCGGTGGCCCCTACCACGTACACGCGATGAGTCGCGACCAGGCGACGATGGGCCACGACGTGACGGTGCTGACGATACGTCACGACCCCCGGTCGCCGCAGGTCGAGCGTCGTGACGGCTACACGGTGCGTCGGTTCGATCCGACTGTACGTCCCGTCGGTAACGACGTCTCTCTCGACCTCGCTCGCCTCCTCTCCCGCGCGAATTCGTACGACGTCGTCCACGCCCACTCACACCTCTACGTCGCGACCGTACTCGCGGCGGTAAAACGCCGGTTCGACGAGACGCCGCTCGCAATCACGAATCACGGGCTGTTCTCTCAGAACGCGCCGGCGTGGGTGTTCGACCGGTACCTGCGAACCGTCGGTCGGTGGGCGTTCGATCGGGCCGACGTCGTCTTCTGTTATACGGACGTAGACGAGACCCGATTGCGAGCGTACGGCGTTCGTTCGCGAGTCGCCGTCGTTCCGAACGGAATCGACGTCGAGCGGTTCACGCCGGACGGTCCCGAGAGCGATCTGGTCGACGCCGACGGGGAGGTGGTTCTGTTCGTGGGCCGTCTCGTCGAGGGAAAACGGCCACGGGTCGCACTCGAGACGATCGATCGGATTCGGACGAACCGACCGAACGCCACGCTGTACGTGTGCGGGACCGGTCCGTTGCGCGAGGGACTCGAAGAACACGCGGAGGCCCTGGGCGCAGACGTTAGATTCCTCGGACAGGTTTCCTACGACGAGATGCCGACGCTCTATCGCAGCGCGGACGCGCTGGTGCTTCCCAGTCGAGCCGAAGGCGTCCCGCGAACGGTGTTGGAGGCACAGGCGACCGGCGTTCCCGTCGTCGCTTCGGACCTGGCCCAGATTCGTCCGGCGGTCACCGATCGCGACCGACTAGTACCGAACGGAGACGTCGACGGATTCGCCGCGGCGCTCGACGACGTGTTGGCTGGAGACCCACGTAACGACGAGTCTACGATGTCGTCGGGCGAAGCGAACCGATCCTGGGAGGAGACGGTTTCGCGAACGACTGAGGTGCTGGCGGGGCTCACCCGATCTGCGCCGCCGGCGACGCGTCGCTGA